The Candidatus Effluviviaceae Genus I sp. genome window below encodes:
- a CDS encoding SagB/ThcOx family dehydrogenase — protein sequence MAGTQRSRRPREGKRPEAPGGEGVGTPQSEAAGAVFELPTPIAEGGLPLWQVLASRRSVRHYGSRPMTTAALSQLLWSTHGVTGRSGARELRNAPSAGACYPIDAYVVVNNVKGLDPGLYRFIPDDHALMLIRAGDVGAEVAKAALGQTMCKQASVTLLWTAVLPRTTGRYGERGHRYVFLDAGHVGQNTYLAATALGLGCCTIGAFDDEAMDRVVGADGTVETTVYGASVGPSIEDRQPPGRRIR from the coding sequence ATGGCCGGGACCCAGCGATCGCGCAGGCCCCGCGAGGGAAAGCGCCCGGAAGCCCCGGGGGGCGAGGGCGTCGGGACACCGCAGAGCGAGGCGGCCGGCGCGGTCTTCGAACTTCCGACCCCGATCGCCGAGGGCGGTCTTCCGCTGTGGCAGGTGCTCGCGTCGCGGCGCTCCGTGCGCCACTACGGCTCGAGACCGATGACGACGGCCGCGCTCTCGCAGCTTCTCTGGTCCACGCACGGCGTCACCGGCCGATCCGGCGCGCGCGAACTCCGTAACGCGCCGTCCGCCGGAGCGTGCTACCCCATCGATGCGTACGTCGTGGTGAACAACGTGAAGGGGCTCGATCCGGGGCTCTACCGGTTCATCCCCGACGACCACGCGCTCATGCTCATCCGCGCGGGCGACGTGGGCGCCGAGGTCGCGAAGGCCGCGCTCGGGCAGACGATGTGCAAGCAGGCCTCCGTCACGCTCCTGTGGACGGCCGTGCTCCCCAGGACCACGGGGCGCTACGGAGAGCGCGGGCACCGCTACGTGTTCCTCGACGCGGGGCACGTGGGTCAGAACACCTATCTCGCGGCGACGGCGCTGGGCCTCGGATGCTGCACGATCGGCGCCTTCGACGACGAGGCGATGGACCGCGTCGTCGGCGCTGACGGCACGGTCGAGACGACGGTCTACGGAGCCTCGGTCGGCCCCTCGATCGAGGACCGGCAGCCGCCGGGACGGAGGATCCGTTGA
- a CDS encoding glycosyltransferase family 4 protein, giving the protein MESLGVEPGAPVVVAVGRLARMTGFDALIRAFAEVRSQVPGARLVIVGEGGRRKDLEEEARRAGVAEAVVFAGFRDDVRDLLGAADVFALSSFNEGMANTLLEAMSVGAPIVATDVSGTREAVRDREDGLVVPPGDERALARAIEELLRDPALARRLGGSALARARSLFTYERMAEDLEGLLLDAAVSRRRGAPRGPEATCRP; this is encoded by the coding sequence GTGGAGTCGCTGGGCGTCGAGCCGGGCGCGCCCGTGGTCGTGGCGGTCGGGCGACTCGCGCGGATGACGGGCTTTGACGCGCTGATCAGGGCCTTCGCGGAGGTGCGGTCGCAGGTGCCGGGGGCGCGGCTGGTGATCGTCGGCGAGGGCGGCCGGCGGAAGGACCTCGAAGAGGAGGCGCGGCGCGCGGGCGTCGCCGAGGCGGTCGTGTTCGCGGGCTTCCGTGACGATGTGCGAGACCTGCTCGGAGCGGCCGACGTCTTCGCGCTCTCGTCGTTCAACGAGGGGATGGCGAATACGCTGCTCGAGGCGATGTCCGTCGGCGCGCCGATCGTCGCGACGGACGTGTCGGGGACCAGAGAGGCCGTCCGCGACCGGGAGGACGGGCTCGTCGTCCCGCCGGGAGACGAGCGGGCGCTCGCCCGCGCGATCGAGGAGCTGCTGAGAGACCCCGCGCTTGCGCGCAGGCTGGGCGGCTCGGCCCTGGCCAGGGCCCGCTCGCTCTTCACGTACGAGAGGATGGCGGAGGACCTCGAGGGACTCCTGCTCGACGCCGCGGTCAGCCGGCGGCGCGGCGCCCCGCGCGGTCCGGAGGCCACGTGCCGGCCTTGA
- a CDS encoding NTPase has translation MNSESRQGGPTFVADAMLGRLAKTLRMLGYDAAYAAHAPDEEIRLAALRDGRVILTRDREIAATRLPVRVVLVEGDRVADQLRFVARELGLSPDPAGFFSRCLRCNVPVTEAHADEMGGLVPPYVLATQSRFARCPSCGRVYWAATHVARARAWLRSVLGERGGGAGVATRRKNVLVTGRPGVGKTTLIRAVASRLGVRAMGFVTREIREGGERVGFLIEDLDGSASGVLARVDLESPYRVGRYGVNRDDLERVGVPAVERAVAGARLVVMDEIGRMELCSERFQRAVLTALDSPVAVLATVQDRSNAFLDAIRARDDIVLLRVTEATRDAVRDEAVRALRVLLARDGAGPDGSPGA, from the coding sequence ATGAACTCCGAGTCGCGGCAGGGCGGACCGACCTTCGTCGCCGACGCGATGCTCGGGCGACTTGCGAAGACGCTCCGGATGCTGGGGTACGACGCCGCGTATGCCGCCCACGCCCCCGACGAGGAGATCCGGCTCGCGGCCCTGCGCGACGGGCGCGTGATCCTCACCCGCGACCGTGAGATCGCCGCGACGCGCCTGCCCGTCCGCGTCGTGCTCGTCGAGGGCGACCGCGTGGCGGACCAGCTCAGGTTCGTGGCGCGCGAGCTTGGCCTGTCGCCCGACCCCGCGGGGTTCTTCTCCCGGTGCCTGCGCTGCAACGTGCCCGTTACCGAGGCCCACGCCGATGAGATGGGCGGGCTCGTGCCGCCGTACGTCCTCGCGACGCAGTCGCGCTTCGCCAGGTGCCCGTCGTGCGGGCGCGTCTACTGGGCGGCGACGCACGTCGCGCGGGCGAGGGCGTGGCTGCGGTCCGTCCTCGGAGAGAGGGGTGGGGGAGCGGGCGTGGCGACGCGTCGCAAGAACGTCCTCGTGACCGGGCGCCCCGGGGTCGGGAAGACCACGCTCATCCGCGCGGTCGCGTCCCGTCTGGGCGTGCGCGCGATGGGGTTCGTCACGAGGGAGATCCGCGAGGGCGGCGAGCGCGTGGGGTTCCTGATCGAGGACCTCGACGGGTCCGCCTCGGGCGTGCTCGCACGCGTGGACCTCGAGAGCCCCTACCGCGTCGGGCGATACGGTGTGAACCGGGACGATCTCGAGCGCGTGGGCGTGCCGGCCGTCGAGCGCGCCGTCGCCGGCGCGCGCCTCGTCGTGATGGACGAGATCGGGCGCATGGAGCTCTGCTCGGAGCGGTTCCAGCGCGCTGTGCTCACCGCGCTCGACTCGCCGGTCGCCGTCCTTGCGACCGTCCAGGACCGGTCGAACGCGTTCCTCGACGCGATCCGCGCGCGCGACGACATCGTGCTGCTCCGGGTCACCGAGGCGACCCGGGACGCCGTGCGCGATGAGGCGGTCCGGGCTCTCAGGGTTCTCCTCGCACGGGATGGTGCCGGGCCCGACGGCAGCCCAGGAGCGTGA
- a CDS encoding glycosyltransferase — MSDDRLSVLHIIESPSWTGAMAQTLALCEGLAKRGHRVTLVTTGGSILDGRARAAGIDVVPMDLISELHPLVIGRLARLIAARSVDVVHAHRAHAHTLGLIAAALTRRPFVVSRRVAHRPKDNLGSRIKYTSGVVTRIVAISQAVKDVLVDYGVDPERISVVYSGTDTTRYRPGLDGGRVRRELGVPDRAPLIAKVANFYPGWKGHDVFLRAARLVLEAVPDAWFLLVGKSTDSEAMRTAVAAAGLGHRVVMAGYREDIPEVLAAMDVLANSPRSREGLSVAILEALAAGRPVVATRVGGIPEIVLDGETGLLVAPEDPRALADAVVRLVSDRELAARLCANAVRLVRDRFTFERMVEGNERVYTSIVSGRPGR, encoded by the coding sequence ATGAGCGACGACCGCCTGAGCGTTCTCCACATCATCGAGTCCCCGTCGTGGACCGGGGCGATGGCCCAGACGCTGGCCCTCTGCGAGGGGCTGGCGAAGCGGGGGCACCGCGTGACGCTCGTGACGACGGGGGGGAGCATCCTCGATGGGCGGGCGCGCGCGGCGGGGATCGACGTCGTCCCGATGGACCTGATCTCGGAGCTCCACCCGCTCGTCATTGGGCGCCTGGCGCGTCTCATCGCTGCACGCTCGGTTGACGTGGTCCACGCGCACCGCGCGCACGCGCACACGCTGGGGCTCATCGCGGCCGCGCTGACGCGCCGCCCGTTCGTTGTCTCGCGCCGCGTCGCTCACAGGCCGAAGGACAACCTGGGCAGTCGCATCAAGTACACGTCGGGGGTGGTCACGAGGATCGTTGCGATCTCCCAGGCAGTGAAGGACGTGCTCGTGGACTACGGCGTTGACCCAGAGCGAATCAGCGTCGTGTACAGCGGGACGGACACCACGCGGTACCGTCCCGGGCTCGATGGCGGGCGCGTGCGGCGTGAGCTCGGGGTGCCGGACCGGGCGCCACTCATCGCCAAGGTCGCCAACTTCTATCCCGGCTGGAAGGGACACGACGTGTTCCTTCGGGCGGCGCGTCTGGTGCTTGAGGCCGTACCGGATGCCTGGTTCCTTCTGGTAGGGAAGAGCACCGACTCGGAGGCGATGCGGACCGCCGTCGCCGCAGCCGGGCTGGGCCATCGCGTCGTCATGGCGGGATATCGTGAGGACATACCGGAAGTCCTCGCGGCGATGGACGTCCTTGCGAACTCCCCTCGCTCCCGCGAGGGTCTGTCTGTCGCGATCCTCGAGGCGCTCGCCGCCGGGCGACCGGTCGTCGCGACACGGGTCGGTGGGATCCCCGAGATCGTGCTCGACGGTGAGACCGGACTTCTGGTCGCGCCCGAGGACCCGAGGGCTCTCGCGGACGCGGTCGTGCGGCTCGTGTCCGACAGAGAACTCGCGGCGCGGCTGTGCGCGAACGCGGTGCGCCTGGTCAGGGACCGGTTCACGTTCGAGAGAATGGTCGAGGGGAACGAGCGCGTCTACACGAGCATCGTGTCAGGGCGGCCGGGACGATGA